The genomic stretch TATTCGTGCGCGTAACTTGCTACAACGCTCAATGAATCAAGGTGAAGCTCAAGAAGAAAAACGCAGTGTCGAAAAATATGAATTTAACGATTGGACGCTCGATATTAATAGCCGTTCTTTGGTTAACCCAGCAGGTGAAAGCTACAAGTTACCTCGCTCTGAGTTTCGCGCCCTACTTCACTTTTGTGAAAACCCAGGCAAAATCCAAACTCGTGCAGACTTACTGAAGAAAATGACCGGTCGTGAGCTTAAACCACATGATCGTACTGTAGATGTTACAATTCGTCGCATCCGCAAGCATTTTGAATCGGTAGCAGATACCCCAGAAATCATTGCGACCATTCACGGCGAAGGCTACCGCTTTTGTGGTGAGTTAGCAGAGTAACTAAATTAACTTGTATTGCTAAGTTAAGCGTTAATAACCGGCTTAACTTTATTCAATATTAAGAATGATTTATTTATCGCCTCAAATAAAAAACCTCGCATTATTACAATGCGAGGTTTTTTTATATTCAAGACTCATTTAATATTAATGAGAGTAACTCGATCATCAGGTCACTGGAAAATCACCGGTAGTGA from Vibrio algicola encodes the following:
- the arcA gene encoding two-component system response regulator ArcA codes for the protein MHTPQILIVEDEQVTRNTLKTIFEAEGYTVFEAINGDNMHQILTDNQINLVIMDINLPGKNGLLLARELREQANVALMFLTGRDNEVDKILGLEIGADDYITKPFNPRELTIRARNLLQRSMNQGEAQEEKRSVEKYEFNDWTLDINSRSLVNPAGESYKLPRSEFRALLHFCENPGKIQTRADLLKKMTGRELKPHDRTVDVTIRRIRKHFESVADTPEIIATIHGEGYRFCGELAE